Within the Dehalococcoidia bacterium genome, the region TGGCCCCCGCCACACCCGTGATCAACACACCGCCAAGGAGGGCGACCGCCGCCACACCGCCCGGCCTGAATACGCCGGACCATCCCCGCATCCGCTCCGTCATGCCACCTGTCCTAGAATTTTGGATCCGTACTGTGACCGCGGCGCCGAAAGTAACACTGCTTCCGGTTTACCCGGCTGTACAATTTCGGTCAAACGCGCGCGGCATCGCGGGGAGATGTGGCACGTCGCTATCACCGTTATCGGCTTGTCTCGTCGGTACAGCTATAGTAGCGTGAGCCCGTGGGAAGCGTGCCGATCCGTTTTGTCGATTATCCGCCCCCGCTGTTCGGACGCGCCCGGTGTGCTGCCTCGGTCTTGCTCTCCATAACGCGGGCGGTCCTGCCACTTTCGCTTGCCGCACCAGCAAGCGAATCCTCACGTGCGGCCGCCGTAGAGGCCGCTCTGCGAAGCCGCGGGCGTTAACTTTCCCGTCCGCCGGACGTTTGAACCTATGGACGGACCACGCGCCGCCGGTCTTCCGCCAGGCGCCGTCGCCGGCGCCAGGCGGGTGGCACCGGACGGCAGCGAGCCCGCCCCGGACGCCCGCACGCCGTCCCAGACCGTGCAGCACGACGAGCGCGAACTGGTTTCACGGGCGCAGTCCGGTGATGCCGTTGCGTTGGGCGCGCTGTACGACACGCATTACCCGCGGGTGTACGGCTACATCCGCTACAAGCTGGGAAACCAGGAAGATGCCGAGGATCTCGCCCAGGAAACGTTCATACGCATGTTGGACGCGCTCGATCGCTACGAACAGCGCGGCGCGCCGTTCCGGGCGTGGCTGATGCAGATCGCGGCCAATCTGGTACGCGACCACTACCGGCGCCGCGGCGCTGCCGGCACACCGATCGGCGTGGACGTGGGCGATCTGGATCTGATCGGCGAGGGCGATCCGGCGGAGACCATGGCCATGCAGTTCGCCTTGGAGGAAGTTACCGGGGCGCTGCCGCTGCTCACCGAGACGGAGCGCGAGATCCTGCTGCTGCGTTACGCGGCCGACCTGAGCATTGCGGAGACGGCGGCGGCGGCGAACAAGACGGAGAACAACGTCAAGCAGTTGACGTTCAAGGCGCTGACGAAGCTGCGCAAGGCGCTGGCGGAGAACGATGCTCGGGCTGAGCGGGCGTAGCCGGGAACGGCGGTTGGCCGAGGCGTTGGCCGCGTCGCTGGACGCGGTGCGCGCCGGCACGGCCTCCGTCGACGACTGCCTGCGCCGCTATCCCGCGTTCGCGGCCGAGCTGGAGCCGCTGCTGCGCACCGCGGCGCGCCTGCAGGTGTTGAGCCGCATCGCGCCGTCCGAGGAGGCGCGGTTCGCCGGGCGCGCCGCGTTCCTGCAGGCCGCGGCGCAGCGCCGCCAGCCCGCGACGATCACGCCGCGACCCGTCGTGCACCGGCGCCCCTGGATCGCCTTCGCGCCGGCCGCCGTCGCGGCCGCGCTGTTCGCGGCGATCGCCATCCCCGTGGTCGGCTCAATGGACACCGGCTCGACGCCCGGTGACTGGAACTACGGCTTCAAGCGGGCCACGGAGCGCATCCGCCTCGCTATCACCACCGATCCGGGCCAGCGCCGGCTGCTGCGCCTCGAGTTTGCCGCGCGGCGGTTGGACGAAATCGAGCGGCTCAACGCTACCGGGCACGTCGCCTCGCAGCGCTCCGACGTGATCGCGGTGATCCATGACTACCAGGCGGACATCGCGCAGGTGACGGCCAGCACGCAGTCCGCCGGAGCGCTGCCCGCCGCGCAAAAGGATCAGTTCGTCAACGTCACCGTCAAGGCGACCGATGTGCTCAGCCAGGTGCAGCAGAGCGTGCCACCCTCCGACCCGGTGAACAGCGCGGCGCAGAACGCGAAGGACGAGACCGGTGCGGCGGCCACGGTGGCGCAGGCGGTACCCACGACCACGCCCAGATCGGCCGGCAACCCGCCGAGCCCGACGCGCTCGCCCGCGACCGCTGCCGTGACCGCCACACAGAACGCCACGCCCGCTACTGTCGTCACCACGCCGCCGCCGACCGCGTCCGCCGCCACACCGCCGCCGGGCACCGGCACGCCGGCCAGCACGGGCACGCCGTCCGGAACCGGCACACCCGCCGCTACGGGGACGGCGAGCGGCACCTCGACCGTCGTGAGCGGGTCGGCCACCGCGGCGCCGACCCCCGTGCCCACGCGCGAGGCGCCGGTGCTGGCGCCAATCCTGCTCACGCCGGCGAACACGGCGGTAAGCCCGGCCGCGAGCACGCCGTCGAGCACGCCTGTGCGCACGCCCAGCCCGCCGCCCGCGAGCAGCACCCCGGCGAGCGCGCCGCCCGCGAGCGGTACGCCGGAGCCGGCGGTGGTGGCGGCGAACCCGGCGCGCACACCGCTGCCCGCGGCGCTGGCGCCGGCCGGCGGTTCGCCGCCGCCCACCACCGCTGCGGAGCCGACGCCGGCTCGTACCTCCACGTCGTCCGTGCCGACTCCGGTTGGCACACGTGCCTCGACGGTGCTGCCGCCCGTCACGGGCAGCACCACGCTCGGCGCCGGCGCGAACGTCTTCAAGTACGCCGGCGAGGCGGCGAGCCTGGATCAGATCACGGCATCGCTGGGCGGCCAGCTCGTCGTCGTCTGGTACGTGAACGCGCAGCAGACGAGCAGCAGTTGGTATCCCGGCACACCCGCGCCGACGATTGGGCCCGGTACGCTGCTCACGATCGTCACGCGCGGCCCCGCCGTGCTGGCGGCGCCGGGCACGCTGCTCTCTGCAGGACGCTGACACGGGCTGCGGCGCGTGTAACCCCCGTCCCTTTCGCACGCATGCACTGGGTTTCGCGAGATCTGCGGCCTTTGGCGGGCGTATGGGAGGGAAAGGGCGACCCGGCGTCGAGCGATCCAGACGGTGTGCAGCTTCCGCCGCGGCCGTGCATGGCTGCCGCCCCACGATGCCGCACTAACCAGGCCGTGCCACGCGCCTCCTCCCCACGATCGCCCCTTCTCTCCCAGGATTGGGAGAGAAGGGGGACGGGGGTTATGAGGGCCGCCGCCGTCGCGCCGGTTCCTGCCGCGCCGCGCGTTGCAGGCCGCGGTAGTCCGGCGCCTGGATCTCCATGATCATCGAGACCTTGTCGTCATACATGCGCGAGACCCAGGCCCGCGGCAGCGCGTCGAGCGAGCCCGAGATCGTGATCACCGTCGCCAGGCGCGCGTTGTAGCGGTAATTCAGGATCTGGTAGAGCTTCTCCTGCGCCCAGTTGGTGGCGCTGTGCACGCCCAGGTCGTCCAGGACCAGGAACGGCGCCGTGCGGATCTCCTCCACCACGTCGCGGCGCACGCCGTCTTCGGCGTGCATGGCGGCGCGCAGGTGGTCGAGCAGATCCGGCACGACGACGAAGCGGGCGAGGCGGCGCTGTTCGCGCAGGGCATGGGCGATCGCCGCGGCCAGGTGCGTCTTGCCGCTGCCTGTCTCGCCCAGCAGCACCAGCCAGCCCTCGGGATGCTCCGCGAAGTTGCGCGCCGCCAGCAGCACGCGCTGCAGGCCGCGCGAGACCTGCTCGCTGATCTGCGGCGGCGCCGGTTTGTAGTTGAAGCTGGCGAAGGTCATGCCGCGCACCAGCGGCAGCGAGAGCGCGTCCGGCAGGCCGCGTCCCTGGCCCGGCCCGTCTTCCAGCACGTGCACGCGCGTGAGCGACGGATCGGAGAGGCGGGTGCGCAGCCGTTCGTCCAGCTCGTCCAATGGCGCCGAGCAGGTGAAGACGGTCGGCGTCTGGGCGTTGTAGCGATGGTTGAGGATCTGGAAGAGCTTCTCCTCCGCCCAGGGCGTGCTGAACTGCGTCCCCAGCGCGTCCAGGACGAGCACCGGCGCCGAGCGCACCGTCTCGAACAGCCGGTCGTAAGGCAGCTCGCTGGCCGGCGCGTAGGCGGCGCGCAGGTGATCCAGCAGGTCGGGCACGACGCTGAAGAAGACGGGCACGCCCTGCTCGATCAACCGGTTGGTGATCGCGGCGGCCAGGTGTGTCTTGCCCGTGCCGCTCTCGCCGACGAAGGCGATCCAGCCCTCCGGCTGCTCGGCGAAGCGCTCCGCGTCGGCCAGGGCGCGGGCAAAGCGTTCTTGATGCGATGGCTCAGGGCTGCGGCCGCGCGGCAGCAGCGTGGCGAAGCTCTGGCGGGCGAGGGCGCCGAGGTTGCTGTAGCGCTGCAGCCGGTCCTGGCGCTCGTCGTCGTGCTCGCTCAGCACGCAGACACAGGGGATTGCGCGGCCGAAATCGGGGTGGCCGAAGGCCACGGCGCGGCGCACGAAGCCAATGCCGGCGCACTGCGGGCAGTCCGGATCGCCCGCGCCCGCGGCCGGCGCCAGCGCCGACGACGCCTCCGGCAGCGGCTCAGCGCTGAACGTGACGCCAGTATCGTCCGGCAAGGCCACGGCTCTCGCCTTCAGCAGTTCTTCTAAGCGCCTCAAGGTCTGGCCCTTCGCTCCGCCAACGTTCCAGGATGCGTTCAATATAGCGCCAGTTGCGCCGGTTCAGCGCCACCGCCTCGCGGAACGCCGCCTCGATCCACGGCCAGGGCAACTCACGCTCGGCCTCGCGCAGTTGCTCGGCAAGCAGCGGCGAGATCACGCCGATGTTCGCCTCGTACAGCGCGAAGATATTCGGCAGCGGCCCCGTGATCGCCTCGATCACGCCGCCCGCGGGTTCGACCGCGTCCAAACCGGCCACACCGCGCAGCAGCTCCAGCCCCGCGGGCGAATGCAGGGCGAACAGGTCCACGCTCTTGCCGTCGCGGCGGCTGACCGCGCGCAGGAGCGTACCGCGCCGCACGGCCGCCGCCAGGCCACGGCGCAGCGCCTCGTCCGCGCCGCCCGCCAGGCGGTCGAGCGCCCGCAGCAACGGCGCCTCGGCGCGCAGCTCGCTCTCCACAAAGAAACGGCTCGCCGGCCGCTTTCTGCCGAGCAGGTAGAAGGCGTAGAGGGTGACCAGCAGCTCGGCCTCATCGTCGATCGCCGGCAGTACGTCGCTGAAGAAGAGACTGGGCACCGGCGTGGCGCGCGCCCCTTCGGGAAAGCCCCCGCGCCCGACCGTGCCGCCCGCCGGCTCCGCCACGCCCGTCCGATCCTTCCGTTCGCTTGCTGGCGTGCTAATCACGCAGGTGCAGGTCTTCGAACTTTGTCGTGCGGCTGTGGAAGCGCAGATCCACCTGGCCGGTGGGACCGTTGCGGTGCTTGGCGATGATGATCGAGGCGATGCCCGTCGGGTATGAGCGGCCCGGCTGGTCGGGATGCGCGTCCTGCCAGTCGTCTTTGCGCATGTACGCGTCTTCACGGTAGATGAACATGACGACGTCGGCGTCCTGCTCGATGCTGCCGGATTCGCGCAGGTCGCTGAGCATGGGGATGTGCGGTGTCCGCGACTCGACGGCGCGCGAGAGCTGGGCGCAGGCGAGCACCGGCACGTCCAGCTCGCGGGCAAGCTGCTTGAGCGAGCGTGAGATGAAGCTGATCTCCTGCACGCGGTTCTCCTGGCCGCCGGTGAAGCCGGAGTGCATGAGCTGCAGATAGTCCACGATGATCAGGTTCAGGCCCTTCTCGTGCTTCAGCCGGCGGGCGCGCGAGCGCAGCTCGGCAACGGTGAGCGCCGCCGTGTCGTCGATGTAGATGCCCAGCGCGGAGAGCCGCCCGACGCTGTCCATGATTTCGCGCTCTTCGTCCTCGCGCAGATGGCCCAGCAAGAGCAGGCGGCTCGCCTCCACGCCGGATTCGGCCGAGAGCATACGGATCGCGAGCTGGTCGCTGGACATTTCCAACGAGAAGATCGCGACTTTCGCGTCCTGGGCCACGGCGGCGTTGCGCGCCATCGTCACGGCCAGGCTGGTTTTGCCGAGGCCCGGCCGTGCGGCGACGATCACCAGGTCGGAGCGGTGCAGGCCGCCAAGGTAGGTATCGAGCGCGGGGAAGCCGGTGCGCAGGTAGGCGATCGAGTCGGCGGTTTCCGTCTCCTCGGCGTGCACATCGGCGAGGAACTGGTTGAGCAGGTCCTGGATGTGCTGAAAGTCGGCCACGCCCTGGGCCGAGCGCACGGCCATCAGCAGGTTTTCGGCCCGCGCCATCACGGAGTCGAGCTCCGGCCCGCCCTCCCAGGCCATCTGCGCGATCTGCTGGCCGGCGGTCATCAGGCGGCGGTAGATCGAGTCGCGCGCGACGATGCGGGCGTAGTACTCGACGCCGACGGCGGTGGGCAGATCGGTGGTGAGGCGGGCGAGATAGGCGGAGCCGCCGATCGCCTCCAGCCGGCCCTGGCTGTGCAGCTCGTTGGCCAGCGTGATCTGGTTGATCGGATCGTTGCGCTGCCAGAGCGCGAGGCCGGCGTCGTAGATCCAGGCGTTGCGCTCGCGGAAGAAGTCGTCCGGCCGCACGATCGGGGCGACCTGGTAGATCGCCTCGTCGCTGACCATGATCGAGGCGACGATCGCCTCTTCGGCGGCCACGTCATGGGGCGGCAGCTTCTCGGTGACCACGACGCCCGCCTCCGGCCGCGCGGCGCCCGCGCCGGCCCTCCGGTTGTAATGGTATAACAAGAGCGGAAGACCCCCGCAAGGATCTCCCGCTCATTTTCGCGCCGCTGGCCGATCGAGCTACGCTTCTTCCTCATCCAGCTCGTTGGTTTCGTCAAGCTGGGGTGCATCGGCCGGGGATTCGGCCGGCGGCGCCGCGGCAGCCGGCACGGCCGGCGCCTGCTGGTAGTGGGCCGGCCCTTCGTCGTTCTCACCGCGGACGTGCACCTGCACGTCGGCGCCGACGTTGCGCGTGAGGCGGATGTGAATCGTGTAGTCGCCCACCTGGCGGATCGGCTCGCCCAGCTCGATCGTGCGGCGGTCGATCTCGGTGCCGGCGCGGGCATCGATCGCCTCGGCGATGTCGGCGGCCGTGACCGAGCCATAGAGGCGGCCGGTTTCGCCCACGCGGGCGCGCAGCACGAACGGCTGGTCGCCGATGCGCTCCCGCAGCTTCGAGGCGTCGGTGTCGAGCGCCACCTGGCGGCGCTCTTCGCGGCGCATGGCGGCCTGGGCGCGCTCGATCGCGGCGTTCGACGCCGGCAGCGCCACGCCGCGCGGCAGCAGGAAGTTGCGGGCGTAGCCGTTCTTCACGTCCTTCACGTCGCCCACACGCGGCCCATTGGGAATCGATTCGAGGAACACAACCTTCATCGCGGAACTCGTCTCCACTGCGCCGTGTTCGCGGCTTTGCGCCGCCCGGCGCGACCTTTGGCCGGGCCGGGGGCGGGCACAGCATGCGCGTTGCCGCCTTCGGACACCCGCACAGTGTATAAGCCGCGCTCAGCGCGGCTCAAGCGGATGCGACCAGCGGCGGGAGGCGTGGACCACCGGCGTGCTAGCGCATCGGCACGATACGCTCGCGCACGGCGTAGAGCGCGGCCTGCGTGCGGTCGGCGAGGCCCAGCTTGCTGAGGATGTTGCTGACGTGGCCCTTCACCGTGCGCTCGTTCAGCACCAGCTCGCGGGCGATCTCCTTGTTGCTCATGCCGCTGGCGATCAGGCGCAAGACTTCGAGCTCGCGCGGCGTGAGTGCGGCGCCGGGCGGTTCCTGGCGCGCGGCGGGCTGCGAAACCTGCTCCATCAGCTTGCGCGCCACTTCGGGATGCAACTGCGCCTGGCCCTTGTTCGCGCCCTCGATCGCGCGCACGAGGTCGGTCGCCGAGACGTCCTTGAGCAGGTAGCCCGTGGCGCCGGCGCGCAGGGCGGGCATGATGTGCTCGTCGTCGGTGAAGCTGGTCAGCACGATCACGTTGGTCTCGGGGCTAACCTCTTTGACGCCGCGCGTGGCCGCGATGCCGTCCATCTCCGGCATCAGCAGGTCCATCAGCATCACGTCTGGCTTGAGCTGGCGCGCCCGATCGACGGCTTCGCGGCCGTTGCGCGCCTCG harbors:
- the dnaB gene encoding replicative DNA helicase, with product MVTEKLPPHDVAAEEAIVASIMVSDEAIYQVAPIVRPDDFFRERNAWIYDAGLALWQRNDPINQITLANELHSQGRLEAIGGSAYLARLTTDLPTAVGVEYYARIVARDSIYRRLMTAGQQIAQMAWEGGPELDSVMARAENLLMAVRSAQGVADFQHIQDLLNQFLADVHAEETETADSIAYLRTGFPALDTYLGGLHRSDLVIVAARPGLGKTSLAVTMARNAAVAQDAKVAIFSLEMSSDQLAIRMLSAESGVEASRLLLLGHLREDEEREIMDSVGRLSALGIYIDDTAALTVAELRSRARRLKHEKGLNLIIVDYLQLMHSGFTGGQENRVQEISFISRSLKQLARELDVPVLACAQLSRAVESRTPHIPMLSDLRESGSIEQDADVVMFIYREDAYMRKDDWQDAHPDQPGRSYPTGIASIIIAKHRNGPTGQVDLRFHSRTTKFEDLHLRD
- a CDS encoding sigma-70 family RNA polymerase sigma factor — its product is MDGPRAAGLPPGAVAGARRVAPDGSEPAPDARTPSQTVQHDERELVSRAQSGDAVALGALYDTHYPRVYGYIRYKLGNQEDAEDLAQETFIRMLDALDRYEQRGAPFRAWLMQIAANLVRDHYRRRGAAGTPIGVDVGDLDLIGEGDPAETMAMQFALEEVTGALPLLTETEREILLLRYAADLSIAETAAAANKTENNVKQLTFKALTKLRKALAENDARAERA
- a CDS encoding response regulator transcription factor, yielding MADEGAIRVVIVDDHAVVREGLRTYLELSDEIEVVGEARNGREAVDRARQLKPDVMLMDLLMPEMDGIAATRGVKEVSPETNVIVLTSFTDDEHIMPALRAGATGYLLKDVSATDLVRAIEGANKGQAQLHPEVARKLMEQVSQPAARQEPPGAALTPRELEVLRLIASGMSNKEIARELVLNERTVKGHVSNILSKLGLADRTQAALYAVRERIVPMR
- a CDS encoding DUF5667 domain-containing protein, whose protein sequence is MLGLSGRSRERRLAEALAASLDAVRAGTASVDDCLRRYPAFAAELEPLLRTAARLQVLSRIAPSEEARFAGRAAFLQAAAQRRQPATITPRPVVHRRPWIAFAPAAVAAALFAAIAIPVVGSMDTGSTPGDWNYGFKRATERIRLAITTDPGQRRLLRLEFAARRLDEIERLNATGHVASQRSDVIAVIHDYQADIAQVTASTQSAGALPAAQKDQFVNVTVKATDVLSQVQQSVPPSDPVNSAAQNAKDETGAAATVAQAVPTTTPRSAGNPPSPTRSPATAAVTATQNATPATVVTTPPPTASAATPPPGTGTPASTGTPSGTGTPAATGTASGTSTVVSGSATAAPTPVPTREAPVLAPILLTPANTAVSPAASTPSSTPVRTPSPPPASSTPASAPPASGTPEPAVVAANPARTPLPAALAPAGGSPPPTTAAEPTPARTSTSSVPTPVGTRASTVLPPVTGSTTLGAGANVFKYAGEAASLDQITASLGGQLVVVWYVNAQQTSSSWYPGTPAPTIGPGTLLTIVTRGPAVLAAPGTLLSAGR
- a CDS encoding ATP-binding protein, with the protein product MALPDDTGVTFSAEPLPEASSALAPAAGAGDPDCPQCAGIGFVRRAVAFGHPDFGRAIPCVCVLSEHDDERQDRLQRYSNLGALARQSFATLLPRGRSPEPSHQERFARALADAERFAEQPEGWIAFVGESGTGKTHLAAAITNRLIEQGVPVFFSVVPDLLDHLRAAYAPASELPYDRLFETVRSAPVLVLDALGTQFSTPWAEEKLFQILNHRYNAQTPTVFTCSAPLDELDERLRTRLSDPSLTRVHVLEDGPGQGRGLPDALSLPLVRGMTFASFNYKPAPPQISEQVSRGLQRVLLAARNFAEHPEGWLVLLGETGSGKTHLAAAIAHALREQRRLARFVVVPDLLDHLRAAMHAEDGVRRDVVEEIRTAPFLVLDDLGVHSATNWAQEKLYQILNYRYNARLATVITISGSLDALPRAWVSRMYDDKVSMIMEIQAPDYRGLQRAARQEPARRRRPS
- the rplI gene encoding 50S ribosomal protein L9; the encoded protein is MKVVFLESIPNGPRVGDVKDVKNGYARNFLLPRGVALPASNAAIERAQAAMRREERRQVALDTDASKLRERIGDQPFVLRARVGETGRLYGSVTAADIAEAIDARAGTEIDRRTIELGEPIRQVGDYTIHIRLTRNVGADVQVHVRGENDEGPAHYQQAPAVPAAAAPPAESPADAPQLDETNELDEEEA
- a CDS encoding DnaD domain protein; the encoded protein is MAEPAGGTVGRGGFPEGARATPVPSLFFSDVLPAIDDEAELLVTLYAFYLLGRKRPASRFFVESELRAEAPLLRALDRLAGGADEALRRGLAAAVRRGTLLRAVSRRDGKSVDLFALHSPAGLELLRGVAGLDAVEPAGGVIEAITGPLPNIFALYEANIGVISPLLAEQLREAERELPWPWIEAAFREAVALNRRNWRYIERILERWRSEGPDLEALRRTAEGESRGLAGRYWRHVQR